In Flavobacterium sp. CBA20B-1, one DNA window encodes the following:
- the mtgA gene encoding monofunctional biosynthetic peptidoglycan transglycosylase translates to MIKKILRFIGKVLLYFFGISIGLVVLFKFVPVPFTPLMFIRTFEQMGGDKDLVWKHDWIAIDEMGIPIQKAVIASEDGKFTTHNGFDVKAIEKAYKNNQKGKKIKGGSTISQQTAKNVFLWPGRSYLRKGLEAYFTVLIEIVWGKERIMEVYLNSIEMGNGIYGIEAASQHWFNKSAKNLTKAEAAAIAAILPNPRVYKAKNSSRYIERRKNAIKRQMNFYNNPNYNGD, encoded by the coding sequence ATGATTAAGAAAATTTTAAGATTCATAGGCAAAGTACTTTTATATTTTTTCGGTATTAGTATAGGTTTAGTGGTGCTTTTTAAATTTGTTCCTGTGCCATTTACACCGTTGATGTTTATCCGCACTTTTGAGCAAATGGGCGGCGATAAAGATTTGGTTTGGAAGCACGATTGGATTGCGATCGATGAAATGGGAATTCCTATACAAAAAGCCGTAATTGCGAGCGAAGACGGTAAGTTTACCACCCACAATGGCTTTGATGTAAAAGCGATTGAAAAAGCATATAAAAATAATCAAAAAGGAAAAAAAATTAAGGGTGGAAGCACCATAAGCCAGCAAACCGCCAAAAATGTTTTTCTTTGGCCGGGAAGAAGTTACTTGCGAAAAGGTTTAGAAGCCTATTTTACGGTTTTAATCGAAATTGTTTGGGGAAAAGAACGCATTATGGAAGTGTATTTGAACTCTATTGAAATGGGCAATGGCATTTACGGAATCGAAGCAGCTTCGCAACATTGGTTTAATAAATCGGCAAAAAATCTTACCAAAGCCGAAGCCGCCGCTATTGCAGCAATTCTTCCCAACCCAAGAGTTTACAAAGCAAAAAACAGTTCGCGATATATCGAGCGTAGAAAAAACGCCATTAAAAGGCAGATGAATTTCTATAATAACCCTAATTACAATGGCGACTAA
- a CDS encoding DedA family protein codes for MEDFNWGDLINPEFYINLEIAGHKIGLYVVLFIVFAETGLLAGFFLPGDSLLFLSGIYSKALLSEVVVIESDFLNVLGVASLVALAGIIGNLFGYWFGSKSGNYLYQKEDGFLFKKKYLLESKAFFEKHGGRAIIFARFLPVVRTFTPIIAGVANMEFKKFLFYNIISSIAWAFSLIFAGHYLYRFLLDSYGFDLTHYIEYIILIIIIITTVPFVVKLINNKKAKNKK; via the coding sequence ATGGAAGATTTTAACTGGGGCGATTTAATCAATCCTGAATTCTACATAAATTTAGAAATAGCGGGCCACAAAATTGGCTTGTACGTTGTTTTGTTTATTGTTTTTGCAGAAACGGGCTTGCTTGCAGGTTTCTTTTTGCCGGGAGATAGTTTGCTTTTTTTATCGGGAATTTACAGCAAAGCTTTGTTAAGCGAAGTAGTGGTTATTGAGAGTGATTTTTTAAATGTTTTAGGAGTGGCTTCGTTAGTTGCTTTGGCAGGAATCATTGGTAATTTGTTTGGCTATTGGTTTGGCTCTAAAAGTGGCAATTATTTGTATCAGAAAGAAGATGGATTTTTGTTTAAAAAGAAGTATTTGTTAGAATCGAAAGCTTTTTTTGAAAAACACGGAGGTCGTGCCATTATTTTTGCCCGATTTTTACCCGTTGTTCGCACCTTTACACCTATTATTGCGGGTGTGGCAAATATGGAATTTAAAAAGTTCTTGTTCTACAATATCATTAGTTCGATTGCATGGGCATTTTCACTGATTTTTGCCGGACATTACTTGTATCGCTTCCTATTAGACAGCTATGGGTTTGATCTAACACATTATATAGAATACATCATTCTTATTATCATTATAATAACGACTGTTCCGTTTGTTGTAAAACTGATCAACAATAAAAAAGCAAAAAATAAAAAATAG
- a CDS encoding S9 family peptidase, with translation MKRILVATLSVIALNMNAQEQVLTKELLWQLGRVNPIGITEKGDFLIYKVGIPNVDKNTMEYKIYQISIDGKNAKLLESADGLIKDRNLSPDGKFQLSTEEVKVNKVLGKDRYPELKEANVYVYDGLDYRHWDKNNDGSFNHVIVTNLETNEKIDLLQDEPYYSPQAPFGGEEDYIWHPSGKSVIYVSKKKAGTAYATSTNTDLYEYYLDTKQTVNLTEKNLGYDTHPTFSPNGDLTWLQMKNDGYEADKNDIIVRHKGIDINLTSGWDGTVNSYVWSNDGKKVYFIAPVDGTNQLFEVNFPGLTRIAVTVKQLTNGVFDVASIVGFANDKIVVTRTDFNSAAELYSFDLKKATWNQITHVNDATYSKIAKSKIDKRYVTTTDGKKMLVWVILPPNFDPNKKYPTLLYCQGGPQSMVSPFYSFRWNFQLMAAEGYVIVAPNRRGLPGFGVEWNEAISKDWGGQAMDDYLSAIDALSKEKYVDSNRLGAVGASYGGYSVYYLAGIHENRFKTFIAHCGVFNLESMYGTTEEVFFTNWDAGGAYWEKDNAVAQKTYSQFNPKNNVAKWNTPILIFHGGKDYRVPIGQGQEAFAAAQLQGIKSRFVYLPDENHWVLKPQNALVWQTEFFKWLKETL, from the coding sequence ATGAAACGAATTTTAGTAGCAACATTATCGGTTATTGCTTTGAATATGAATGCACAAGAACAAGTTCTCACTAAAGAATTATTATGGCAATTAGGCAGAGTAAACCCAATTGGCATCACAGAAAAAGGCGATTTTTTAATTTATAAGGTGGGAATTCCCAATGTGGATAAAAACACAATGGAATATAAAATCTATCAAATTTCAATCGATGGAAAAAATGCAAAACTGCTTGAAAGTGCGGATGGTTTGATAAAAGACAGAAATCTTTCACCCGATGGTAAATTTCAATTATCTACCGAAGAAGTAAAGGTAAACAAGGTTTTAGGAAAAGACCGCTATCCGGAATTAAAAGAAGCGAATGTGTATGTGTACGACGGTTTGGATTACCGCCATTGGGACAAAAACAACGATGGATCTTTCAACCACGTTATTGTTACAAACTTGGAAACCAACGAAAAAATCGATTTGTTGCAAGATGAACCTTATTACAGTCCGCAAGCGCCTTTTGGTGGCGAAGAAGATTACATTTGGCATCCAAGCGGAAAATCGGTGATCTATGTATCCAAAAAGAAAGCCGGAACCGCCTATGCTACAAGCACCAATACCGATTTGTACGAGTATTATTTAGACACCAAACAGACCGTTAATTTAACCGAAAAGAATTTAGGTTACGATACGCACCCCACTTTTTCTCCTAATGGCGATTTAACCTGGCTGCAAATGAAAAACGATGGTTATGAAGCCGATAAAAACGATATTATTGTACGCCATAAAGGCATTGATATCAACTTAACCAGCGGTTGGGATGGCACTGTGAACAGTTATGTTTGGAGCAACGATGGTAAAAAAGTCTATTTTATTGCACCAGTTGATGGAACAAATCAGTTGTTTGAAGTAAACTTTCCAGGATTAACCAGAATTGCAGTTACTGTAAAACAATTAACCAATGGGGTGTTTGATGTTGCAAGCATTGTAGGTTTTGCGAATGATAAAATAGTGGTAACCCGCACCGATTTTAACTCGGCAGCCGAATTGTATTCATTTGATTTAAAGAAAGCAACTTGGAATCAAATAACGCATGTGAACGATGCAACGTACAGTAAAATTGCAAAAAGCAAGATTGATAAACGCTATGTAACAACAACCGACGGTAAAAAAATGTTGGTTTGGGTGATTCTTCCACCAAATTTTGATCCGAACAAAAAATATCCGACTTTATTATATTGCCAAGGTGGACCACAGTCTATGGTATCGCCTTTTTATTCGTTCCGTTGGAATTTTCAGTTAATGGCAGCAGAAGGATATGTGATTGTGGCACCCAACCGTCGCGGTTTACCCGGTTTTGGTGTGGAATGGAACGAAGCCATTTCAAAAGATTGGGGCGGACAAGCCATGGACGATTACCTTTCTGCAATCGATGCTCTTTCTAAAGAAAAATATGTTGATAGCAACCGTCTAGGAGCGGTTGGCGCAAGTTACGGCGGCTATTCGGTTTATTATTTAGCAGGCATACACGAAAACCGTTTTAAAACATTTATTGCGCATTGCGGTGTGTTCAATCTAGAGTCAATGTATGGCACAACCGAAGAAGTGTTCTTTACAAATTGGGATGCGGGTGGTGCATATTGGGAAAAAGACAATGCAGTAGCTCAAAAAACATATTCGCAATTTAACCCAAAAAACAATGTAGCAAAATGGAACACGCCTATCTTGATTTTCCACGGTGGTAAAGATTACCGCGTGCCGATTGGACAAGGGCAGGAAGCGTTTGCAGCAGCACAGTTGCAAGGTATTAAAAGCCGATTTGTTTATTTACCCGATGAAAACCATTGGGTACTGAAACCGCAAAATGCACTAGTTTGGCAAACGGAGTTTTTTAAATGGTTAAAAGAAACTTTGTAG
- the thiL gene encoding thiamine-phosphate kinase, protein MLENKDQNKTPLAELGEFGLINQLTKHFSIQQESTLTSIGDDAAVLDFKSKKTVVSTDLLIEGVHFDLSYMPLKHLGYKAVVVNLSDICAMNAVPTQITVSIAVSNRFPLEAIEELYEGIRLACDFYKVDLIGGDTTSSTTGLLLSVTALGAANEDEITYRSGAKENDLLVVTGDIGSAYMGLQVLEREKQVFLVNPQNQPNLEDYSYIIERQLKPEARTDIKELLQKLDVKPTSMIDVSDGISSEIMHICKASNVGCNLYEDKLPLDPQLINVCEEFNLDSTTIAINGGEDYELLFTVSMNDFEKIKGNPHLSIIGHMTAEKEGIHLITRENSKLALKARGWNALNQEK, encoded by the coding sequence ATGTTAGAAAATAAAGATCAAAACAAAACACCACTTGCAGAATTGGGTGAATTTGGCTTAATCAATCAGCTTACAAAGCATTTTTCCATTCAACAAGAATCAACCCTAACATCAATAGGCGATGATGCTGCCGTTTTAGATTTTAAATCGAAAAAAACAGTCGTTTCAACCGATTTATTAATAGAAGGCGTTCACTTTGATTTAAGTTATATGCCTTTGAAGCATTTAGGATATAAAGCAGTGGTTGTGAACCTATCCGATATTTGTGCGATGAACGCTGTGCCCACACAAATTACGGTTTCTATTGCAGTTTCCAACCGATTTCCGTTAGAAGCAATCGAAGAATTGTACGAGGGCATTCGTTTGGCATGCGATTTTTATAAAGTAGATTTAATTGGTGGTGATACCACATCAAGTACCACAGGTTTGTTGTTAAGTGTCACCGCTTTAGGAGCTGCAAACGAAGATGAAATCACGTATCGTTCAGGTGCCAAAGAAAACGATTTATTAGTGGTAACCGGTGATATTGGTTCGGCATATATGGGCTTGCAGGTGTTAGAACGTGAAAAACAAGTTTTTTTGGTAAATCCTCAAAATCAACCCAATTTAGAAGATTATTCTTACATTATCGAGCGACAGTTAAAACCCGAAGCCCGTACCGACATTAAAGAGCTTTTACAGAAATTAGATGTGAAGCCAACATCGATGATCGATGTTTCAGACGGTATTTCCTCTGAAATCATGCATATTTGTAAAGCATCGAATGTAGGCTGTAATTTATACGAAGACAAACTACCACTTGATCCACAGTTAATCAACGTTTGCGAAGAATTTAATTTAGACAGCACCACCATTGCCATAAACGGCGGCGAAGATTATGAATTATTGTTCACAGTGTCTATGAACGATTTTGAAAAAATTAAAGGAAATCCGCATTTATCAATCATCGGACACATGACTGCCGAAAAAGAAGGAATACATTTAATCACCCGCGAGAATTCTAAATTGGCACTAAAAGCCCGTGGTTGGAACGCATTAAACCAAGAAAAATAA
- a CDS encoding DUF2723 domain-containing protein has product MLTINFKKWNTIIGWVAFLIALTVYTITLEPTVSFWDSGEYIATSAKLEVGHPPGAPLFQMLGALASTFASSPDKIAAAVNMVSALSSAFAVLFMFWSATNILMKVVKIGAEKLSNNTVIAVLGSCLIGALTFTFSDTFWFSAVETEVYAMATFMLALLLWLGLRWIDAIDQPRGNKWLLLISLVIGMSFGVHFMALLAIPSIGYLYFFKKYPKVTVKNFIIANIVVVAILLVVFGFILPYTMIFFGKSEIFFVNSIGLPFNAGSIIAFAIVVSLFVIGLKLTRQKQKQFANTLILSVMFIFIGFSCWLMLPIRANTQIPINENKPSDAAELLAYYNREQYGSRSLFYDTYFTIKYGAGDALDPSKPYKDGKPNYERDEASGKYIMVTDGKGSEPNYSNRFKGFLPRVWEPDMAVNYMTYTKPIDFKLKPEFASEPQLIEMASQLKAQVQSGRMSLREYDDILKQMGEYIEVEKPSFFDNMSFMFNYQFGYMYTRYLMWNFAGRQNDIQGYNERMNGNWISGIKFLDEIRLGSQENLTSDMLNNKGRNVYYMLPFILGLVGFIFHYRKDPKTFYVLLALFLFTSFALKIFLNERPFEPRERDYAVVGSFMVFAMWVGYGVYAIYEFLSIKINAKIALPLVLGVTLLASPVLMASENWDDHDRSDKYTALALGRAYLDSLEPNAIIFTIGDNDTFPLWYLQEVEGYRTDVRVVCTTLLQAEWYIDQMKVKAHQSEPLKIRFNHKQYAGENMYYAAVAPTVDERFDLNTILEFIASDDPRGKMETERGTFLTRIPTNKFSLPVDKEKVLKNGTISQKYADEIVNEIPIDVKANALYRMRIIMYDIIANNNWERPVYFTGGSITDEDFLWMKDYLQLNGLVYKLVPMKAERTYDMHPLYIGSIDTDKMYETVTNWYWGNFGSPDIYHDPETRKNSMNFRINLERLATQLVKEGKREKAKKIVDLAMQNFPIEYYLPNDRTASYFAVEPFADLYYVLGEKQKAATLATKLFTKAEENLNFYKGMKLNEQREFGMDIINAFETAYRIIDNCKLHKDTATVEALTKRIAPFEKHFNRYLNAYKQQQEAEAEMMQQEQQMLRDSATQTVDSVKQ; this is encoded by the coding sequence ATGTTGACAATCAATTTTAAAAAATGGAATACTATCATCGGATGGGTTGCGTTTTTAATTGCACTTACAGTTTATACCATTACTTTAGAGCCCACTGTTAGTTTTTGGGACTCTGGCGAATACATTGCTACTTCTGCAAAATTAGAAGTGGGTCACCCGCCTGGTGCACCGCTTTTTCAAATGCTGGGGGCTTTGGCTTCAACGTTTGCCAGTTCTCCCGATAAAATTGCTGCGGCTGTAAATATGGTTTCGGCTCTTTCCAGTGCCTTTGCTGTGTTGTTCATGTTTTGGTCGGCAACCAATATTTTAATGAAAGTTGTTAAAATAGGTGCTGAAAAATTATCAAACAATACCGTAATCGCAGTTTTAGGCAGCTGTTTAATTGGTGCGTTAACCTTCACTTTTTCTGATACTTTTTGGTTCAGCGCGGTGGAAACCGAAGTGTATGCCATGGCAACTTTTATGTTGGCTTTATTACTGTGGCTGGGTTTGCGTTGGATAGATGCGATTGATCAGCCCCGTGGCAACAAATGGTTGTTGTTGATTTCATTAGTTATAGGAATGTCTTTCGGTGTGCATTTTATGGCATTATTGGCAATACCTTCCATTGGTTATTTGTATTTCTTTAAAAAATATCCAAAAGTTACCGTTAAAAATTTCATCATTGCAAATATTGTAGTAGTAGCTATTTTGCTGGTTGTTTTTGGATTTATACTTCCATATACCATGATTTTCTTCGGAAAGTCTGAAATCTTTTTTGTAAACTCAATTGGACTTCCGTTCAACGCAGGTTCTATCATAGCATTTGCAATCGTAGTTTCGTTATTTGTTATTGGATTAAAACTTACCCGCCAAAAGCAAAAGCAGTTTGCAAACACCTTGATACTAAGTGTGATGTTTATCTTTATTGGGTTTTCGTGTTGGTTAATGTTGCCCATTCGTGCAAATACACAAATTCCAATTAATGAAAACAAACCGTCGGATGCTGCCGAATTATTAGCTTATTACAATAGAGAGCAATACGGTTCGCGCTCGTTGTTTTACGATACCTATTTTACCATTAAATACGGAGCTGGCGATGCATTAGATCCCTCAAAACCTTACAAAGACGGTAAACCCAATTATGAACGCGATGAAGCATCGGGCAAATACATTATGGTTACCGATGGAAAAGGTTCAGAACCAAACTATTCCAACCGCTTTAAAGGATTTTTACCGCGTGTTTGGGAGCCCGATATGGCTGTGAACTACATGACTTATACAAAGCCGATTGACTTTAAATTGAAACCCGAGTTTGCTTCAGAACCTCAATTAATCGAAATGGCATCGCAGTTAAAAGCTCAAGTGCAATCTGGAAGAATGTCGTTGCGTGAATACGATGATATTTTGAAACAAATGGGCGAATATATCGAAGTTGAAAAGCCTAGTTTCTTTGATAATATGAGTTTTATGTTCAATTATCAGTTTGGATATATGTACACACGCTATTTAATGTGGAATTTTGCAGGACGACAAAATGATATTCAAGGTTATAATGAGCGAATGAATGGAAACTGGATTTCGGGGATTAAGTTTTTAGATGAAATTCGTTTAGGTTCGCAAGAAAATTTAACCAGCGATATGCTGAACAATAAAGGGCGAAATGTGTATTATATGTTGCCTTTTATTTTGGGCTTGGTTGGATTTATCTTTCACTACCGCAAAGATCCAAAAACGTTTTATGTGCTGTTAGCTTTGTTCTTATTTACAAGTTTTGCATTAAAAATATTCTTAAATGAACGCCCTTTTGAACCTCGCGAACGCGATTATGCGGTAGTGGGCTCATTTATGGTGTTTGCTATGTGGGTAGGTTACGGTGTGTATGCTATTTACGAATTTTTATCCATTAAAATAAATGCAAAAATTGCCTTACCGTTGGTTTTAGGTGTTACGCTTTTGGCATCGCCGGTATTAATGGCATCTGAAAATTGGGACGATCACGACCGTTCCGATAAATATACTGCATTAGCATTGGGTAGAGCTTATCTAGATTCGTTAGAACCAAATGCGATTATATTTACTATTGGCGATAACGATACTTTTCCGCTTTGGTACTTGCAAGAAGTAGAAGGTTACCGTACCGATGTACGCGTGGTTTGTACCACTTTGTTGCAAGCGGAATGGTATATTGACCAAATGAAAGTGAAAGCACATCAATCAGAACCTTTGAAAATTCGATTCAATCACAAGCAATATGCTGGTGAAAACATGTATTATGCTGCAGTTGCACCAACTGTTGATGAACGCTTTGATTTGAATACTATTTTGGAATTCATTGCATCAGACGATCCAAGAGGAAAAATGGAAACCGAGCGAGGAACATTCCTTACCCGTATTCCAACCAATAAATTCAGTTTGCCTGTTGACAAAGAAAAGGTTTTGAAAAATGGAACCATATCACAAAAATATGCTGATGAAATTGTAAATGAAATTCCTATTGACGTGAAAGCAAATGCTTTATATCGTATGCGCATTATTATGTACGATATCATTGCGAATAATAATTGGGAGCGCCCAGTTTATTTTACAGGAGGATCTATCACAGACGAAGATTTCTTGTGGATGAAAGATTATTTACAATTAAATGGTCTGGTATATAAATTGGTTCCAATGAAAGCAGAACGTACATACGATATGCATCCATTGTATATTGGTTCTATTGATACCGATAAAATGTATGAAACGGTAACCAACTGGTATTGGGGCAATTTTGGAAGCCCAGATATTTATCACGATCCGGAAACCCGCAAAAATTCAATGAATTTTAGAATCAACTTAGAGCGTTTGGCTACACAGTTGGTAAAAGAAGGTAAAAGGGAAAAAGCTAAGAAAATTGTGGATTTAGCAATGCAAAATTTCCCGATAGAATATTACTTGCCAAACGACCGAACAGCGAGCTATTTTGCTGTGGAGCCATTTGCAGATTTGTATTACGTGTTGGGCGAAAAGCAAAAAGCGGCAACACTTGCAACTAAATTGTTTACCAAAGCCGAAGAAAATTTGAATTTCTATAAAGGAATGAAATTAAACGAACAGCGCGAATTTGGAATGGACATTATTAATGCATTTGAAACCGCATACCGTATTATTGATAATTGCAAATTGCATAAAGATACCGCTACGGTTGAGGCACTCACCAAGCGCATTGCACCGTTTGAAAAACATTTCAACCGCTATTTAAATGCTTACAAACAGCAACAAGAAGCCGAAGCCGAGATGATGCAACAAGAGCAACAAATGTTAAGAGATTCTGCCACACAAACGGTAGATTCGGTAAAACAATAA
- a CDS encoding mechanosensitive ion channel family protein codes for MKKDTIIQATKDSLSLAAEEKQLVNDLKPETMKDGITSVVNDASVYMEKFIAMLIDAIPEVVKAILFLIVGLFIIRTVLKIVKNRFEKRNVDVSLRGFLLSIIKFILYALLFLSVAANLGFQTTAILGALSGLVLAVGLALQGSLSNFAGGVLILLFRPFEVGDYIENSAGTDGTVDKIDLLYTTLTTAQGIKVFSPNGALANSVIRNFSKITNRRFEYLVGISYEDNIQTAQRVILDILNNDPRVIKEPAPDVFVSELADSSVNLTIRAWASKDDYWAARNSLQQEIKVALDKAGINIPFPQQEMRIIGEKPEIK; via the coding sequence ATGAAAAAAGACACCATTATTCAAGCCACTAAAGATTCTTTGTCTTTGGCAGCAGAAGAAAAACAATTAGTAAACGATTTAAAACCTGAAACTATGAAAGATGGAATAACGTCTGTTGTAAACGATGCTTCGGTTTATATGGAAAAATTTATTGCAATGCTTATAGATGCAATTCCCGAAGTTGTAAAAGCAATACTTTTTCTTATTGTAGGTCTATTCATAATTAGAACCGTTTTAAAAATTGTAAAAAACAGATTTGAAAAGCGCAATGTGGATGTTTCATTAAGAGGTTTTTTACTATCGATCATCAAATTTATTTTATATGCTTTATTGTTTTTATCGGTTGCCGCTAACTTAGGTTTCCAAACAACTGCTATTTTAGGAGCACTATCTGGTTTGGTTTTGGCAGTAGGTTTAGCGTTGCAAGGATCGTTATCAAACTTTGCAGGCGGCGTGTTGATTTTATTATTCCGACCATTTGAAGTAGGTGATTATATAGAAAATTCAGCTGGAACAGACGGCACAGTAGATAAAATAGATTTATTGTACACTACCTTAACCACAGCACAAGGGATTAAAGTTTTTAGCCCGAACGGGGCGTTAGCAAACTCGGTGATTCGCAACTTTAGTAAAATAACCAATCGCCGTTTTGAATATCTTGTGGGTATTAGTTACGAAGACAATATCCAAACCGCACAAAGAGTGATTTTAGATATTTTAAATAATGATCCACGCGTTATTAAAGAACCCGCACCCGATGTGTTTGTGAGCGAATTAGCAGATAGTTCCGTAAACTTAACCATTCGTGCATGGGCAAGCAAAGACGATTATTGGGCTGCACGCAACAGTTTGCAACAAGAAATAAAAGTTGCTCTAGACAAAGCAGGTATCAATATTCCGTTCCCTCAGCAAGAAATGCGTATTATTGGCGAAAAACCGGAAATAAAATAA
- a CDS encoding aminopeptidase C — protein sequence MFRLKLKPFFAAVLIALAATSNVSAQDDLMNKVKANQSANSKAHFTFTDVINLENTSVKDQGSSGTCWSYSGNSFIESEMIRMGKKPVELAQIFTARNAYIEKGKMYVKMHGAVTLGEGGAFHDVMNMYKKYGTVPRSAYTGLQEGQTRNNFSEMSKMTESVLASVVKNDKLSENWLKAYTAVIDSYLGEAPKEFMYEGKKYTPKTFADQVVGINPDDYVEISSFQEYPWYTKFTLLVPDNWAFDQVWNVKQDELVEIVDHALKNGYTVAWGGDVSEKGFSWKNGVAYIPEIDYAQMTAEQKADMFNGPKPEKKVTDADRQKAFDNYETTDDHGMHIVGIAKDQNGKEYYIVKNSWGLSNDYKGYLYMTKEFMKYKATDIMVHKSALPKAIAKKLAI from the coding sequence ATGTTTCGTTTAAAATTAAAACCATTTTTTGCGGCGGTATTAATTGCTTTAGCTGCAACTTCAAATGTATCGGCACAAGACGATTTAATGAATAAGGTAAAGGCAAACCAAAGTGCCAACAGTAAAGCTCATTTTACGTTTACCGATGTAATTAATTTAGAAAACACTTCGGTTAAAGATCAAGGTTCGTCTGGTACTTGCTGGAGCTATTCAGGAAATTCGTTCATAGAATCGGAAATGATTCGTATGGGTAAAAAACCCGTAGAATTGGCTCAAATCTTCACAGCTCGTAATGCATATATCGAAAAAGGCAAAATGTATGTAAAAATGCACGGTGCAGTTACCTTGGGCGAAGGCGGTGCTTTTCACGATGTAATGAATATGTACAAAAAATACGGAACTGTTCCTCGTTCGGCATACACTGGATTGCAAGAAGGACAAACACGCAACAATTTCTCTGAAATGAGCAAAATGACTGAATCGGTTTTGGCATCGGTTGTTAAAAACGATAAATTGTCAGAAAACTGGTTAAAAGCGTACACAGCAGTTATTGACAGCTATTTAGGGGAAGCTCCGAAAGAGTTTATGTATGAAGGAAAGAAATATACGCCAAAAACCTTTGCCGATCAAGTAGTAGGAATCAACCCAGATGATTATGTAGAAATTTCTTCTTTTCAGGAATATCCTTGGTACACAAAATTCACTTTATTAGTACCAGACAATTGGGCGTTTGACCAAGTTTGGAACGTGAAACAAGATGAATTGGTAGAAATTGTTGACCATGCTTTGAAAAACGGATATACAGTTGCTTGGGGTGGTGATGTTTCTGAAAAAGGATTCAGTTGGAAAAATGGTGTAGCCTATATTCCTGAAATTGATTATGCTCAAATGACTGCAGAACAAAAAGCAGATATGTTCAACGGACCAAAGCCAGAGAAAAAAGTAACCGATGCAGACCGCCAAAAAGCATTTGACAATTATGAAACCACTGATGATCACGGTATGCACATTGTAGGTATTGCAAAAGATCAAAACGGGAAAGAGTATTATATTGTTAAAAACTCTTGGGGGTTATCAAACGACTATAAAGGCTATTTGTATATGACCAAAGAGTTTATGAAATACAAAGCCACCGATATCATGGTGCATAAAAGCGCATTACCAAAAGCCATTGCTAAGAAATTGGCTATCTAA